The Glycine max cultivar Williams 82 chromosome 17, Glycine_max_v4.0, whole genome shotgun sequence genome contains the following window.
TTCgtttcttattcttattttacGGGTCAATGTAAACGGTGGAGTACCAGTCCTGGTCTAGGTCTATAAATAATGGGTTCAAATGTCTAAACGACCATTCAGTAATTTAAAGAATTCAGGACATTATGGGCCCAAACAACAATGGTTTTGCATAACAGGGTTCCTGTTTTCATGGGTTATGTTCCATTGATCAAATTGAAATAgataaacacaaacatataaAATCCAAGGATCGACGAAAGTCACGCCCAGTATTTAGTTTATTACGTAATTTTAGAATAGAATACAAGGAAGCCattttttcattcaatattttGGACTATAGTTGCTCAGTATATCAGTGTCTATTAAATTACATGGACTTGATGAATTTCCAAAACCAATTCAAACCAACTAGTGGGTtagtttgtgttgaattatTGGATTAAATTGATTCCAACTTGATTGAAATACATAATGGACAATTTAGTTCATCGGTTGAAAATAATTCAACCTAAGACTTTATATATGATGACTTGGGAATATGAACTTATTAGCCAAAGTTTGCACATATATAGTCTCAATCTCTGTCACAAACAAACACTTCCATGATTTCAGACTCTCAGCCACACCCTTCACCTACAAACTAATTTACACAGAATGACATCTCAACCTCAAGCCCATTTTAAGTTAATAACCATTTATTTGCCTACTCACTGTTGTTGCCATTCATACAAGTCACATAATCCATTATCCACTATAGTAGTACTAAGTCATTTGTTACCCACCCAGTCTAAGCTGTCATCAACCTTATTCATANNNNNNNNNNNNNNNNNNNNNNNNNNNNNNNNNNNNNNNNNNNNNNNNNNNNNNNNNNNNNNNNNNNNNNNNNNNNNNNNNNNNNNNNNNNNNNNNNNNNAGGAAATCAAGTGGTTAGGCAATGATGAATTTGCCAAGTGGATGACCTTTCCTGCTTCTTCTTTATCATTTTGTGTCAATGGATTGTTTTTTGCTTGCTGGagttattaaatattaactaaaGATTGTTTATGGTTTAAATTGTGTATAAAATAACTTGGTTCGATGATGTTTAGTTGTGTTTTCAGGTAGCATCACACTAACGTGTTTGATGCAAATTCCTAGGTGCAAAATTCAACCAAATTAGCCTAGTTAGAATTGCATGTTTTCCTGCCCAATAAACTCAAGCTAACTTGACCCGTTGATTGCATTTGCAGTTTAAGTTAGCAATTAAGATAAATTAACACATTTTCATTTCTTGTGAAGTTTTATCACTGCACGAACGTAtgagataattaaaaataatagcaataaaaaaaattaaagtgtagggattaaaaatatatttaaatacaaaaaaataaatagaatagtagtccattttttttataatatgtatCAATTTTTACAAAACCAATATGAACAATCAGAATGTTAATTGGATTAAAATGATCTAAGGATTAGATTGCGGACATCTTTACCAAAACCCTTTCCCATGTTGCTTGGCTAATTTTCTTCACAACTTGATCATAGTAGACATCCAGGGGGTGTTTGATAGGggagggaatttttttttttttttttgaaacagaTTAAGAAAATAAGATTCTCATTCCAAGAAATTCAAAACTTCTTCCCTTGTCAAACTCTCACTTGTGTGTAATACACGTTCACTTAAATCTATGGTTTTACTGTTGTTGAGTTAAACAATCGTTTAAAGCTTTGCAACGGAAAATTAACCGAAAACCAAACACACTTGGTAGCTTGTAAAATCATTCAATGTATTTCATAGAACAAGAGCCTAGTTTACCCAATTAGCGAACTGCTAGGGGCACCCAAAATTTTTACTCGTACACCCAGTATAACATGCGAAATTTCGATTTTATCCTTTTGTAAGCCCAATACTCTGTATGAGACTTACGGATTAACAATCCATATTGGGcctacggattgtcaatccgtaagtggcccaatgatttttttaatttttttttcaaagatataatttacgaattaatttaaaattaatggttcaAGCAGGAATCGAATCTATAACTTTCGCTTTGTTATAATTAACTGAACTAATAgaccaattatgttataaaataattaatgttgctatatataatactaaaatttctaatgtatatttaatacacatgtaaatttacataataaattttgtgataattaatttttatctaataattaatttgtttatatatataattgtaaataaaaatcataagtttaataaaaaattatatatgtaaaaaaataccaaatttatttaattatcaattgctataataaacatctaaatacatcattcaattaaataccatattcgtttaattttcaatcattgCAATAAATAtccaaatacatcattcaattaaatatcaaatttgtttaactattaattactataataaacatataaatacaACATTcagttaaatatcaaatttatttaattatcaaattttataaataaattaattgtataatttttttttaaaattcaaaacatatggattgacaatccgtatattttaaatttttttaatacgcaCCACTTCTTCTTCAGCGATGGAAAACCACAAAACTTCATCGTATATCCGTAAACAACACATGTACACCACCGACGACAACAAACACTCACAAAAGGATGCTAACGAAAGCAAGTTACACTAAGGGAGTGCAATTTTACGAAAAAAGAcactataaaaatgaaaaagccaATCTGCTATTTATCaccaaaaatacatataaagacATTTtcgatatttaaaaaaactgcTAGGTATAACAGTAAAAATAGTGGATGCCCTACGCAGTTCCCCGAATTAGTCATCAAGCTActagttttgttttttcatattCAGGTTTCTTGAAAACTAGGACAGCCCATGCTCAAATGTACTTAGTTGTTGTTGATTTTCATTCGGTTAATTAAGCCCAGTTGTAAGACATGTAGGATCCAATAATAAAGTGATACtttaactaataaaacattaagaatatgtttggatagagaattttaactgaggaaaataatttatcaaagaatttaaatttctctaatttagaattcattgtttggatatttttttgtgaagaattaaaaattttagaattttaaaacataattttaaacaactaaaaatctgaaatttcaatttccttttaaaaggtgagaaattgaaacaccaatcatattttttctttttttcattcatctttttcaccctcataattttaactttttttatccaaacacaaaattttgaaaataaattttttttaattgaagtattTAATCCAAACGCACTTTAAAGGAAATTGATTAGAGTGAAGGAAATTTAGTGCCATAGAAAGCTGGAAAACGACAATATTCTTATATGCCATGTCTCTAGCAATTTGCAACTGAGCTCATGATGCGTTAAAGGCTTTGTGCAACTACCACATCATCATTAAGTGAATGATCACTTTTCCAATCCAATCTTAATTATCCATATTGATGTCAATTAAACAACAAATCAATTCCCAACACTTGGGTGGAAAAACATTTCACAGAACATCGAGTAACAACATTCACATGAAAATATCATGAGCGTAACGGTCAGTCTTTTTGAATCCCTTCAGCTCCCAACTCTATTTCTCATCAAAATGAGAACTCAAGTACTTCAATTTTTCtgatgcattttaattttttaaaatcgagGACTCACTATCTAGACGAGGAGTCCTACCAATACATTTTTCTAGTACACTTCttttaatattcatattttctattattaattaaaatttgtgattGGTGATTTCTGTAAGTTGTAATTGGCGATTACTACAGTTAGCTTCGTACAAACAACAAATGGCCAAAACTGTGATCTAATCACAATTATTTCCCATTCAAAACAACCGCAGAAAGTGGAAAACAATTGAAGTTATAGCAAAGCGCAGGTAAAATCAGTAATTTGTCTATACCATAAATATTTATGTTGGGGGGAAGAGGACAGCAATTCAATAACACCCTTAAGCCTTGGAAAGAAACAACCAGGTCAATTTAATTACATCCCATTTAACTAATGTAGCAAATAGaaggatatatatataggatatccatcttcaatattattattacctTGTGGAGTTTCTTGCACTCTTTGTACTCCTCTTGATACACTCAATTCTTTGAAGCCTTATTTGCTCTCTAAACTTGGCAATGAACTCATCAGCCTTCTTATCCACATCTGGTCCTTCATCACCATCTGTTTTTGAACTTTCTCCACCAATAACTTGTGGACCCTTCCCACTGTCATTGTTCTGATTCTGAACAATGATTCTTCCTCCTCCAACATCCTCGTCCTCGGTTTCCGTATCCTCGTCTTCATCATCATTAGATTCCACAAGAAAGCTTTCTTTCTCTGCTGGCTGTGACACAAGAGGCACACTTGCATGCCCCATGATCTTGTCACTTCTAAACGACGTGCGTTGCATGGGtttattttcttcatcaattttttttcccactGGCATGTTCCTCTCACTTTTGAAGCTTCTCTTCAACTCCTTATTGAAGGAAGGTTCTTCATTGAATGAACCACCATACCTTGGCTTCATGGACACTGATTTGTGAAACATCATTGGTGGCGGTGGCGGAGGCGGTGGAGGACATGACTTGTAGAAGGCCTTCTTCCTCACCGAGTCCTCTGAGTTCTTCGCAAGCGATTCTGATGAGAAAGAAGGCGAAGGAGACACCGAACTTGCTCGCGAAGAAGCACGTGAAGGTTGAGACTTCACTGGGCGAGATTCCTCCTTTGAAGGAGAAAGCATCATGTTGAAGGCATCATCAAATTCTTCTTGCTTAGGTTCCAATCTTCCTGATCTTGAACGCCATGGAATCGGAGAAGGAAGCACCACGCTCTCTTTGTTCTTGTTCTCAACTCTAGAACTTTCAACTTCTGTGTTTCTGTTTGAATTGCATGAAAATCTTTTGGAAGATGTTGACCTATTTAGAGACTGAACATGGACATCAACATCATCAGCTTCAACTTCAGCTTTTCTATTCGAATTGCTTGAAAATCTTTGAGAAATTGTTGACCTACTTATAGATtgaacatcaacatcaacaccAACACCATCAGCTTCAACTTCTCCATTTCTGTTTGAATTGCTTGAAAACCTTTTGAAGGTTGTTGACCTATTTAGAGATTGAACATCAGCATCAGCTTCAACTTCTGCTTTTCTATTCGAATTGCTTGAAAATCTTTTGGAGTTCATCGACCTGTTCAGAGATTGAACATCAACATCTTCAGCTTCATCAGATAATCGAGACTTCAAGCTTCGAATAGGCAAAAGCAAAGGCTTATCTCCACTCTGGTCATCAAAACTAGAATGCTTTTTCAACCGTGGAGAGGCAGCAACAACAACCACAGGTTCGTTCCTGTAGTGTTGACTGCTCCACGTTTGGACTTTTGTTTCGTTATCGGACTCGACCGGGCTCTCACTCTCGTCCTCGAAAAAAGATGACACCTGAAGGAACCTTGACACAAGAGTTTGTGCAGTGTCGAACTTTGAGTTGTTGTTGTTATGCTCTTTCTCCGTTTCATCGTTCCGGCGGCTGAAGAGGCCGTAGGAGATGGCGACGCCAACGAAGAGAAGGTGGAGGAGTTCCCAGTTTCTGGTGAGGAGTGACTGGTTGATGAATTCAGGAGCCTGTGAGGGGAAGAGAGGGAGAATAACGAAGAAGATGAGGACTAGTGTGGCTTTGTAGAGGAAATGGTAATAGAACTTATTTTGGTCCTCTTGGTGTTGTGCAAGTGGGAGTTTTTGGTGCTTTGTGGCGTGGATTGCACCTGCCATTGTTGCAAAAGGAGAATGTGAAGAAGGGAAGTAGAGAGGTTAAGGAAAAGCACAAAGGGAAAGGAGATggggaagaagagaagaaaagtggTGAGGAAAATAATCTGAAAACTGAAGGTTTTGCTTTGGCTTTGTTCTGTTTTTCTCTAGGAACCGTCAAAGACAAATATGTCAAGCCTAGCCTTGCCTTTATTCCGTTTGCCATGTTACCTTTTTCGCCCTTTCGATTCCCACACCAATATGCTTTGACAAATTATATACCAGTTTCTTTAAGTAAATACCCCAAGTTGCTGTATCTGTctgtatgaaattattatacTTGTGACTTGTGAGATTTAAAATCCACTTTATCAATAGGGTCTAGCTGATTAAAAAGAAGAATTagtgaattattataattttttttatttatgttcgattcttatgaataaaaaaatacttttataatttatatttatctagTTTTCTATGGGTTGAAAATGTCTTTGACAAAAGAAGAAGGTTGCATcataatgatattaaaattctaaatttatttctaaaatataaaataattaaattaatatttttctc
Protein-coding sequences here:
- the LOC102669308 gene encoding uncharacterized protein DDB_G0284459, translated to MAGAIHATKHQKLPLAQHQEDQNKFYYHFLYKATLVLIFFVILPLFPSQAPEFINQSLLTRNWELLHLLFVGVAISYGLFSRRNDETEKEHNNNNSKFDTAQTLVSRFLQVSSFFEDESESPVESDNETKVQTWSSQHYRNEPVVVVAASPRLKKHSSFDDQSGDKPLLLPIRSLKSRLSDEAEDVDVQSLNRSMNSKRFSSNSNRKAEVEADADVQSLNRSTTFKRFSSNSNRNGEVEADGVGVDVDVQSISRSTISQRFSSNSNRKAEVEADDVDVHVQSLNRSTSSKRFSCNSNRNTEVESSRVENKNKESVVLPSPIPWRSRSGRLEPKQEEFDDAFNMMLSPSKEESRPVKSQPSRASSRASSVSPSPSFSSESLAKNSEDSVRKKAFYKSCPPPPPPPPPMMFHKSVSMKPRYGGSFNEEPSFNKELKRSFKSERNMPVGKKIDEENKPMQRTSFRSDKIMGHASVPLVSQPAEKESFLVESNDDEDEDTETEDEDVGGGRIIVQNQNNDSGKGPQVIGGESSKTDGDEGPDVDKKADEFIAKFREQIRLQRIECIKRSTKSARNSTR